Genomic window (Bacillus vallismortis):
CGACATTTTAGCTGTTATCGGCTAATTCTTAAATAAACAAATACTTAAAAATTCGAGGAGGTTTTGTAAAAATGGCAAAAGATATTAAGTTTAGTGAAGAAGCTCGCCGCGCAATGCTTCGCGGTGTCGATGCACTTGCTGATGCTGTAAAAGTTACTTTAGGACCAAAAGGACGCAACGTGGTTCTAGAGAAAAAATTCGGTTCTCCGTTAATCACGAATGACGGTGTAACAATCGCTAAAGAAATCGAACTCGAAGACGCGTTTGAAAACATGGGTGCTAAGCTTGTTGCTGAAGTAGCCAGCAAAACAAACGATGTTGCCGGTGACGGTACAACAACTGCGACAGTTCTTGCGCAAGCAATGATCCGTGAAGGCCTTAAAAACGTAACAGCAGGCGCTAATCCTGTAGGCGTGCGTAAAGGTATGGAAAAAGCTGTAGCGGTTGCGATCGAAAACTTACAAGAAATTTCTAAGCCAATCGAGGGCAAAGAGTCTATCGCTCAGGTTGCTGCGATCTCTGCTGCTGATGAGGAAGTCGGAAGCCTTATCGCTGAAGCAATGGAGCGCGTAGGAAACGACGGCGTTATCACAATCGAAGAGTCTAAAGGCTTCACAACTGAGCTTGAAGTTGTTGAAGGTATGCAATTCGACCGCGGATATGCGTCTCCTTACATGGTAACTGACTCTGATAAGATGGAAGCGGTTCTCGACAATCCTTACATCTTAATCACAGACAAAAAAATCACAAACATTCAAGAAATCCTTCCTGTGCTTGAGCAGGTTGTTCAGCAAGGCAAACCATTGCTTCTGATCGCTGAGGATGTTGAAGGCGAAGCGCTTGCAACTCTTGTTGTGAACAAACTTCGCGGCACATTCAACGCAGTTGCTGTCAAAGCTCCTGGCTTCGGTGACCGCCGTAAAGCAATGCTTGAAGACATCGCTGTTCTTACTGGCGGAGAAGTCATCACAGAAGATCTCGGCCTTGACCTGAAATCAACTGAAATCACACAATTGGGACGCGCTTCTAAAGTTGTCGTTACAAAAGAAAACACAACAATCGTTGAAGGCGCTGGCGAAACAGACAAAATTTCTGCCCGCGTGACTCAAATCCGCGCTCAAGTGGAAGAAACGACTTCTGAGTTTGACAGAGAAAAATTACAAGAGCGTCTTGCGAAACTTGCTGGCGGCGTAGCTGTCATCAAAGTCGGCGCTGCGACTGAAACTGAGCTGAAAGAGCGTAAACTTCGCATCGAAGACGCCCTCAACTCAACTCGCGCAGCTGTTGAAGAAGGCATCGTATCCGGCGGTGGTACAGCGCTTGTAAACGTATATAACAAAGTGGCTGCAGTTGAAGCTGAAGGCGATGCTCAAACAGGTATCAACATCGTGCTTCGCGCGCTTGAAGAGCCAATTCGTCAAATCGCGCACAACGCTGGACTTGAAGGATCTGTCATCGTTGAACGCCTCAAAAACGAAGAAATCGGCGTAGGCTTCAACGCTGCAACTGGCGAATGGGTAAACATGATCGACAAAGGTATCGTTGACCCAACTAAAGTGACACGTTCTGCACTGCAAAACGCTGCGTCTGTAGCGGCTATGTTGTTAACAACTGAAGCCGTTGTCGCTGACAAGCCGGAAGAGAATGCCGGCGGCGGTGCTGGTATGCCTGATATGGGCGGCATGGGCGGTATGGGCGGCATGATGTAATAAGGGTTTTAAAACCTTGTTATATCAACGTCTAAAATGATAATACGCTTTTCTTGTCCTCGGATTTGTCCTCGTTTTCTAAAAAACACCGAATCCATGACAAATGAAAAGCTAACTATAGGAGAAGGTCTTTCATCAGTTTGCTAAACTGTTGGGAGGCCTTTTCTTCCATATTGGCGGTCATATGAGCATAGATATTCATTGTAGTATTAATATCCGTATGTCCTAGCCGCTGTTGTATTTCTTTAATACCGACTCCAGCTTCAATCAATAATGAAGTATGGGTATGTCTAAATGAGTGTGGGGTAATGTTCTTTTCTATTTCTGCTTTTTTCAGAAGCCTTTTAAGCCGGGTCTCAACAACTTTTCTTAGTTCTGGATGGCCATCCTCTCGAGCGAAAATAAATCCGTTATCTTGGTAAACAAGTCTGTTTATTAATTTAATTTCATTTTGTTTAAGCCGATGCTTTTTTAACATGTTAATCAGCATTTCATCAATCTTGATTGAACGGACAGATCCCTTTGTCTTTGGCGTTAAAATAGGAACCAAAGACCCTATCTTTTTATTTTTTATCTTGGATAATATGAAAATGTTAAAATGAAAAAATGATCTTATGGTGTTTGGAATTTAGTATGCAGAGAATGCGAACGAGATACGAGTGGGAAGTTTGCTAAAGTGCCTACAATAAAATTGTTCAAAAAGCTACATAAACGAAAGACAGTTTTATTGATAATCACCACCCATTATGAGAAACATAGATAAAACAAAACAGAGAAACTGATATTGAGCGAATACATTTTTTAAAGGCCATGGATTCAAAAGCTACAAATTTAACAGCATTTTAATTAGAGGGAAAGAAATGATAATATATTAAAAATTATTCAACTAGGTCTAATTAATGGGAGGTACATTTATGGATAACTTAAAAAAAGCAGTGTTAAAGTTTAGAGATGAAAGAGATTGGGAGAAGTTTAGGATTTAGCTATCTCTTTAAATTTAGAAGCTGGTGAATTTCTGGAAAATTTCCAATGGAAATCCAGTGAGGAAGCAATAGAAATGAAATTTAGGGAAATAAGAGAAGAAATAGCAGATGTAATGATTTACTTACTTCTTCTGTGCGATCGGTTAGATATAAGTTTAGAAGAGGCGGTTTATTCAAAACTAGCAATGAATGCTGAAAAGTACCCTGTGGAGAAATCATACGGTACAAACAAAAAATATAATGAACTTTAACTTTCATAACGTATCTCATTTTGGAAAGAAATAAACAAGCACGTGCTAAGTATTTGCACGTGCTTTAGATTAGTCAATGTATTAGGAGAATCAGTTTTCTGCTCCGGTCATAGAATTTAACATATTTAATGTAGGAATAATAAACGGAGCATATGCCTCACATATCTTTTCTACATCTTCTACACTGTTAAATCCTTTTGAATTCTCATTTTCTTCTTTTACCAGAGAATATGCTGCTAGCCCTAACATAGTCATACCATAGATAAACTTACTTTTAGTTAAGTCTTTAAAGCTTTGACGAGCGGAACTTATCTCTGATTTCAATACCGTGTTATCTGCATTGAACACAAAGGTTAAAGAATCTGTGCTATCAATAATCTTAAGTACTCGCTTAGCATTAAAATTATATTTTTCCCATTCTTCCTTAGTAGCAGTGGCCATATTTGGTAGCTTTAATTTACTTTTTGACGGAGCATTTCCTTTACCCCCGTTATTTCCTTTGTTGCCACCACCTCCACCCCCGCCATAGGATTCAGAAGGCTTAACGATTTTAAGCTCGAATACATTACTGAATCCTTCGTGTGCTGAATCACTCATAACATCAAATTGACATTTCACTACCTCATTTTCCATAAAAATAATTGGAATATTAAATGAAAGGGATGCTACCCCGTTTTTAAGATTTAGAGTGTAATCTAAAGGAGAAGGTACCGTATCTGGCTGGATTAAAAATAATTGGCTTTTCCAATCACTTCCTTCTCGAGTGAAAAGATCATTGTTTGCATCTGTTTCAAATTTTATGCGAGATTTTTTCCCTTCTTGATTTTTGCCTTTCAAGACATCTTCATCTTGATGGCCATAAAATCTAAAGAAGGTTGGAGTCTCTTTGCCTACAAAATTCTCTGTGCCATTTCCTTGCTCCTCGCTATTACCAGTACCAATCCCGCCGTCATTTGGAATATCAATCCCCAAATCTAATAACTGCTTTAATACTTCTGTATTTTTAACGACTTTCTTTAAAGCATCTGCTAAAGGCTTATTATCAGCCATACTATTTTTAATCATCTCTTGAATGCGAGTCTCGTTTAATTGCTTAAGGCTTGACTCATATGCAAGATAATTTTCTAACTCTTTCTTTACTTCTTCAGCAAAAGGAGAATCCACTAATCGATCACGACTGTTCATGAACAATTTTTCAATTGCTGCATTAGTTAAATGAGAGCAATCAACAATTGTTAATGTATCATCTTTAATTTCATTTAGTTTAAGTCGCTTCCGTGAATAAATAGCCTTATCTAGCATTGCATGAGTTTGGCCATTTAAAGAGAAAATAACTCCTGTACCACGTAAGAATTTCGAAAGAGCACCTCTTTTAAAGACATAAGTAGAACATTTTAAAGTTTCCCCATGTACTGTCATAGTACTATGAGTTGGGAAACCAGACTCTAAATCTCCTTTACGAGAAACGAAGTAGTCTAATAATCCATCTGCGAATACATTTTTAGATCCTTGGGCGCTAAAGGCGCGGAATTCACAAAAACGAACTGGTATAGTCATTTTTGGTAAACGTATTTTAATAGCGTGACCTAAGCCATTATCTAAAAGTATACTAGTCTTATGCGAGCCAATCTCATAATCAAACAGTTTAATAAATGTACCATATTCTACTTCTGCCCCAGATAAAGTTGTTGCATCAGGCATAATAGGAAATGAATCTGCTTCAAACCCTAAAATTGCCCCTCTCTTCGGACTTCTATCTGCCCCGATAGGTGCCAAATATTCCACTACAGAACTCCGCATATTTCCAGTAGGGGGTATTCGTCTGATTACCGTAAATGCCCAGTGATTATCACGAGGATTTGTGGAATCGATTAATGTTGGATTTTTACGAGTAATGATAACTTGTAGCTCAGTAAACTTCGCTACTCCACTCCCGCCCATATTATGTTTTCCCTGAACGATCGGAATGCGAATCTTATTACTTTTGCCTAATGACAAAATAGTACCTGGTAAACTATCAGGTGTTTGTCCTTCTCCCTGGTCTGCAATTGTAACATTTGGGTTATGGGGATTCTTGGCACCTGTTAAAGATATTGCAACTAACCGTGAAACATCGTCCTTGATTTTTTTTACATCGGAAGCTGTGCTATTGCATTCTTGAATATACTTCAAGATATTTTCTTTAGTTTTAGTAGGGTCTTGAATATTGAATAAATCAATCCCCATCATTTTGCCAGTATTCATTAAGATTGCATCAAATGAATTTACAACTTTCTCTACAATAGAAGAAACGGGGTGGCTTTGTTGGTTGCCGATGCTGGAGTAGTTATTTTCAGTGTCACCTAAATATCTCCATACTTTATCGTCATTCCAAAAGCCTTTCTTTTCTAAGAAAAAAATAAGGTCTTGACTTTTCTCAATATTGCAAATCTCTTTAACCTCAGCTGAGGTAATATGTAGTTCATTTAAAGTAAGCATATTAAAATTCCTCCTTAAATAATCGAGCGGCTCGTTTTTTTATTAAACCTCAACGGAATTTATTTGTCAAACTTTTTTTAAAAAAACACATTATTTATTAAGCCGCTGGTAATTACAATTAAATTTTCGAGCGGCTTGACTAAAAATAAAAAATAAGTTGCTATTAATTCGTATGAATGGTAAATTAAACTCATACTAATTAGAGGTGGTAAAATGTCTACATTAAACTCAATTAAGATTTCATTTAAAGGATCAAAGGGAAATCAGTTTGGAAGAGATACATTTGTTACAATGATTCCTTTTAATAAAATTGAAAGTTTTTTTAAAGTTTTTCCGGAAGTTCAACGTAAATTAAGTAAGCCGCGTGTTAAATCTATCGCAAAGTACATTTTAGATGGAATCGATAAAAAAAGAATGACGTTTCTAAGTGCAATTACTGTTACTTGTAAGAATGAAATTGAATACAATGATGAAGAATCTACTATTGATGTGGATATTAGCACTGTTTTTTCTATTAATGATGGACAACATCGTTCTGAAGCAATAAAATTGGCTATTGCCACATTAAAAGAGAATATTGAAAATGCTAATAACAATACTGAAAGAGAAAATCTTTTGCAAAAGCTCCACTTACTTGAAAATATGACTATACCAGTTGTGATTTTCACTAATATTGATCAAAAAGGGGAACAACAATTATTCCATGATTTGAATTTGTTGGCTGGTAAGCCTAACAAATCTATTGCATTAAATTTTGATTCCAGTGATCAATACAATAGATTGTCCAAAGATTTAGCAAAAAATAACGAGCAGTTATTACGATTAAATGTAGAAACGGAAAAAACTCAAATACGTGGTAATAATAATCAAATTATGGTTCTTTCAACATTGAGGAACATGTTATGTTATATCCTTACTGGGTCAAATAAAGATAAAGAAGGCTTGTTAAACATCGAAACTTATAATGATTTCTACAACACATTGGATGAAATTATTAACTTACTTTTCGAGGTATTACCTGAAGATGCTTCGAATCGCGAAAAGTATATTATTGGTACAGCGGCTACTCTGCAAGGTATTGGTAAATACTTAAACGAAGTGATTTATAAACAAAATAACCTCGATTGGCAAAGTGAAATAAAAAAATTAGGTACTATCGATTGGTCTCACAGTAGTTCTGTATGGGAAGGTTATGGTGGTAGCTACATTCCAGAAAAAAATAAGTTTGTATTTACTGGTACTAGTGCAGGGATTAATGGTGTATATGAGGCTTTAAAGAATACATTGAAATAAGTAATAAGAGAGAGCGGCTCAATTAATATTAAGCCGCTTATTTTTATTAAATCGATAAATAAGAAAAATACTGTTTAATTTTGAATTTACGTAAGCGGCTTAATAGTTTTCAACAAATACACTTCACAATTTACTGCGGATTATAGTAAAATGGTAATAATTACATTAATTATAAAGAAAAAGGTGAGGTAATATACCGTGACTTTATTCCCTGCAAAGTTATCTTCATTTGAATTAGTTAAGAAAACAAGAAGAGAATTTGAAAAAAATGATTTTAAAGATTTTGATATTGATTCAGTGCCAGTGGTTTATATTCAGCGTGACAAAAAAAATCTGTATGTTGGTAAATCTACGGATATTTATGTTCGTTTTTCGGCACATTTAAAAGATATAAGTAAAACGTTTACCGATATTATTATTATTAAAAGCTTTTTATTTAATGATAGTTCTATTAAACATATCGAAACACTTTTAATAGATTACTTAGCGGCAGATGAAAAATACAATCTATTAAATATAATCAAAGGACAAAACATTTACTATTATGATGGGATTGAAAATGTTTATAGTATGTTCCCAAAAATTTGGGGGAAGCTCCTGGAAGAAGGACTTGCTAGTGAATCTTTAAAGGCTATTGAAAATAAATTCATCTATAAATACTCAACTTTTAAAAAACTATCAGATAATCAAATTGAAGTATGCCAAGACATCTTAGAAGCAATGCTTACTACATCAGAAAGCCGACATTTGATCACTGGAGAACCGGGCACCGGTAAAACTTTAGTGTTGACTAATATTTTATATGCCCTTGTTTATGACCAAAATACAGGCAAAGCACGTGAAGGATTAAATCGTGAAGAAATAGCACTTATTATCCCTCAAAATCATTCTTTAAGTTCGTATAAAGACTTAATTAGAAAAGTCGGTTTGCATGGCATTACAGTGTTGTCTCCATCACAATTTATCAAGAAGGCAAAAGGTAAAAATGATAAATATAAATATGTTTTCGTAGATGAAGCGCATCGCCTTAAACAATATTTCGGTAAGCAAGCTCGTGATTTAAAACATTTAGTGACAGATGAGGGCTTTACAACGGAATTACAATTAATTTCAGAATATGCATATCACTTAACAGTTGTATATGATCCATATCAAACAATTCGTCCAGCAGACATAGAAACTTCAAACTTTGAACTGCTAACAAAATATTATAGGAAACACATTCTACGTAAACAATTTCGACTGAAGTCTGGTGATCAATATTTAGCTTGGTTAAGAAAATACCTTCACATTGCGAATAATGTAGCAGTTTATGAACGTGGATTGTTAAAGGGCTATGACTTTAAAGTAATGGACTCAATTTCTGACATGTACTCTACTATAAGGGATCTAAACGATGAACTAGAATTATGTCGCGTCGTTGCGGGCTATTCTTGGGAATGGGTTACACAAAAAGAGGAAAATTCACACGACATAATAGATTCCATTACAGGTAATAAATTTAGATGGAATTCCAAAACAAAAGGTTGGATTAACCAAGAAAATAGTGTAGAGGAAAAAGGATGTATCCATACAATACAAGGTGCAGATTTAAACTATGTTGGAGTAATCTTTGGAGAAGAAATTGATTGTGATTATGCAGGTGAAGAAAGTGGGGATTATGATTTTAATTAGGCGAAAATTAAAGTAAACCCTGAAAAATATAAGGATCGTAATGGTCTTCCGATTAAAGGTACTGACTTAAATAACGAAGAACTCACTTCCTATATAAAACGTATTTACTATGTGTTACTATCCCGTGGGATTAACGGGTGTTATGTTTACGCTGCAAATCCCAATATGCAGAAATATTTAAAGGAAATTGTGAGAATCAGTCAATAAATTAACCAGTATAAGATTTGCTTTGGATACGGGGGAGATACTTTGGGTGAAGTAATTATAGAGATGTTTCCGGCTGATAACGGTGATTCTTTTCTGGTTAGGTGTATAGGAGATAAATGCACCAATATTTTGATAGATTTTGGCTATGAGGACACCTATAGAGAGTTTATTAAGCCTAAGTTACTTGAGTTAAGGGAGAATGGTGAGAAGTTAGACTTGGTAGTTTTAACACATGTTGATACCGATCATGTAGAGGGCGCTCAATTCTTTTTCGAAGAAAATGGATTTAGTATTAATCCCAATATCATTGAAGTAGGAGAGGTCTGGCATAACAGTTATAGGCATTTATCTTACAGTGAAGGAAAGCAGGCACTTTCTGAAAGAGATGTTAAAAAAGTCTTAAGAAAGGCTCAATCACTACCAACGAAAAATAATCAACGTGATGAAACCAAAGTAAGTATCGAGCATGGCAGTCGTATAGCTAGTTTGTTATACAATTATGAGTATTCTTGGAATGGGTTATTCAATGGAAATGCTGTAATTTCAAATAAAAACGCTATTGAATTAAATAATGATCTTAAATTAACGATAATAACACCGACAGCATTGCAATTAGATAGATTAAAAGAACATTGGAGGACAGGGTTAAAGAAAATTTTCCCTGGTGTACCTCTAATAGATGACCGGGTTTTTGATGATGCTATTGAATTTGTTTCTCATTTTTATCCAGATTTAGGTGTACCTAATTTATCTGAGAAAGCATCTGAGGCCACTGGATTAGAATCTATAGCTGATAGCCCTTTTAGAGAGGAAAGGTCAATAATTAATGCTAGCTCAATAACTTTTATTCTTGATTATCAGGGAAAGAAAATTCTTTTTCTTGCTGATAGTCAACCATCAATAGTAAAAAGTGAGCTTGAAAGGTTATTTGGCAATGTAACATTCCCAATATATTTTGATGCTATAAAAGTTTCCCACCATGGAAGTAAAGCTAATACAAGTAAAAACTTATTAGATTTGATTTGTTCAGATAAATATCTAATATCAACAAATGGTAATAAGTATGGGCACCCACACTTGGAGACTTTGGCCCGTTTAGTAGTAAGAGATAGTAATAAGAAAAATATATATTTTAATTATGAAACCGAA
Coding sequences:
- a CDS encoding tyrosine-type recombinase/integrase, translating into MVPILTPKTKGSVRSIKIDEMLINMLKKHRLKQNEIKLINRLVYQDNGFIFAREDGHPELRKVVETRLKRLLKKAEIEKNITPHSFRHTHTSLLIEAGVGIKEIQQRLGHTDINTTMNIYAHMTANMEEKASQQFSKLMKDLLL
- a CDS encoding DNA sulfur modification protein DndB, with the translated sequence MSTLNSIKISFKGSKGNQFGRDTFVTMIPFNKIESFFKVFPEVQRKLSKPRVKSIAKYILDGIDKKRMTFLSAITVTCKNEIEYNDEESTIDVDISTVFSINDGQHRSEAIKLAIATLKENIENANNNTERENLLQKLHLLENMTIPVVIFTNIDQKGEQQLFHDLNLLAGKPNKSIALNFDSSDQYNRLSKDLAKNNEQLLRLNVETEKTQIRGNNNQIMVLSTLRNMLCYILTGSNKDKEGLLNIETYNDFYNTLDEIINLLFEVLPEDASNREKYIIGTAATLQGIGKYLNEVIYKQNNLDWQSEIKKLGTIDWSHSSSVWEGYGGSYIPEKNKFVFTGTSAGINGVYEALKNTLK
- the groL gene encoding chaperonin GroEL (60 kDa chaperone family; promotes refolding of misfolded polypeptides especially under stressful conditions; forms two stacked rings of heptamers to form a barrel-shaped 14mer; ends can be capped by GroES; misfolded proteins enter the barrel where they are refolded when GroES binds), translated to MAKDIKFSEEARRAMLRGVDALADAVKVTLGPKGRNVVLEKKFGSPLITNDGVTIAKEIELEDAFENMGAKLVAEVASKTNDVAGDGTTTATVLAQAMIREGLKNVTAGANPVGVRKGMEKAVAVAIENLQEISKPIEGKESIAQVAAISAADEEVGSLIAEAMERVGNDGVITIEESKGFTTELEVVEGMQFDRGYASPYMVTDSDKMEAVLDNPYILITDKKITNIQEILPVLEQVVQQGKPLLLIAEDVEGEALATLVVNKLRGTFNAVAVKAPGFGDRRKAMLEDIAVLTGGEVITEDLGLDLKSTEITQLGRASKVVVTKENTTIVEGAGETDKISARVTQIRAQVEETTSEFDREKLQERLAKLAGGVAVIKVGAATETELKERKLRIEDALNSTRAAVEEGIVSGGGTALVNVYNKVAAVEAEGDAQTGINIVLRALEEPIRQIAHNAGLEGSVIVERLKNEEIGVGFNAATGEWVNMIDKGIVDPTKVTRSALQNAASVAAMLLTTEAVVADKPEENAGGGAGMPDMGGMGGMGGMM
- a CDS encoding MBL fold metallo-hydrolase; protein product: MGEVIIEMFPADNGDSFLVRCIGDKCTNILIDFGYEDTYREFIKPKLLELRENGEKLDLVVLTHVDTDHVEGAQFFFEENGFSINPNIIEVGEVWHNSYRHLSYSEGKQALSERDVKKVLRKAQSLPTKNNQRDETKVSIEHGSRIASLLYNYEYSWNGLFNGNAVISNKNAIELNNDLKLTIITPTALQLDRLKEHWRTGLKKIFPGVPLIDDRVFDDAIEFVSHFYPDLGVPNLSEKASEATGLESIADSPFREERSIINASSITFILDYQGKKILFLADSQPSIVKSELERLFGNVTFPIYFDAIKVSHHGSKANTSKNLLDLICSDKYLISTNGNKYGHPHLETLARLVVRDSNKKNIYFNYETESSLRFSQEEWLREFKYSVITAEPNKSSIIII